Proteins co-encoded in one Octopus sinensis linkage group LG6, ASM634580v1, whole genome shotgun sequence genomic window:
- the LOC115213492 gene encoding heterogeneous nuclear ribonucleoprotein A3 homolog 2, with protein sequence MTGNYCDDDPNAEKFRKLFIGGLNNETTEDTLRQYFETWGEVVDCVVMKNPTNNRSRGFGFVTYQSAAQLDKAQAQRPHTLDKKTLDTKRAMPRDGSEETQASVKKMFVGGLEETTSEEEIRELFCPYGRIEKVEMIKDKATGKQKRFCFVTFDDFDSVDKCVIRKRFPLGDKSIEVKKAVSKTEMGGRGGAGGRSGGRGGGGGGYGGNWGSNQGNYNNGGGYYEGSDGRYGAHGYNNGYGSNFGSNYGSGSFGGAQRQGNFSHRNTSGPYGRGYGRGGGGGGSSMGGYRR encoded by the coding sequence ATGACGGGGAATTATTGCGACGATGACCCCAACGCAGAAAAATTCCGCAAGCTGTTCATTGGAGGTCTCAATAATGAGACTACAGAAGATACTCTTCGCCAGTACTTTGAAACTTGGGGTGAAGTTGTAGATTGCGTGGTGATGAAAAATCCGACCAACAATCGTTCTCGTGGCTTCGGCTTTGTCACTTATCAGTCGGCTGCACAACTAGACAAGGCACAGGCACAGCGACCGCACACGCTCGATAAGAAGACTCTGGACACGAAGCGCGCCATGCCTCGCGATGGATCTGAGGAGACTCAGGCGTCGGTAAAGAAAATGTTCGTCGGCGGCCTGGAAGAGACCACAAGCGAAGAAGAAATCCGTGAACTATTCTGCCCGTACGGCAGGATTGAAAAAGTGGAAATGATTAAAGACAAGGCAACTGGTAAGCAGAAGCGTTTCTGCTTTGTCACCTTTGATGATTTCGACTCTGTAGACAAGTGTGTAATTAGAAAAAGATTTCCTTTAGGGGACAAAAGCATCGAAGTTAAGAAAGCTGTATCGAAGACTGAAATGGGCGGTCGTGGAGGAGCCGGAGGTCGTTCAGGCGGCCGCGGCGGTGGTGGAGGCGGCTACGGTGGAAACTGGGGATCGAACCAGGGTAACTACAACAACGGCGGCGGTTATTACGAAGGCAGTGACGGGCGCTACGGAGCCCATGGTTACAATAATGGCTATGGTAGTAATTTCGGATCCAATTACGGCAGCGGATCTTTCGGTGGGGCCCAAAGACAAGGTAATTTCTCACATCGTAATACTAGTGGACCTTACGGTAGGGGTTacggtagaggtggtggtggtggtggtagtagtatgggCGGATATAGACGTTAA